A section of the Verrucomicrobium sp. GAS474 genome encodes:
- a CDS encoding transglutaminase family protein: MKILIQHRTTYRYSEEVSFGPHQIMMRPREGHDIHIEKSILEITPAHHIHWLRDVNGNCIARVDFTERADHLMIYSELVLQHYDSNPFDFQLDRAAATYPFIYPAGSKSELSAFTQILYPKDTAALVVYLDPFWKPGETVETMALLQALNHDINQNFRYQRRDEPGVQTPAQTLQLRSGSCRDFATLFVEACRSWGLAARFVSGYMLCDATEAGGASTHAWAEVYLPGAGWKGFDPTSGILSGGQYVATAVSRDPEKAMPIDGVYLGPKEAALGIEVDVHVSQYDLPPASRRGEAPLPIPVETKPLPVIGSRPL, translated from the coding sequence ATGAAAATCCTCATCCAGCATCGCACCACCTACCGCTACAGCGAGGAGGTCTCCTTCGGCCCGCACCAGATCATGATGCGGCCCCGGGAAGGGCACGACATCCACATCGAGAAATCGATCCTCGAAATCACCCCGGCCCACCACATCCACTGGCTCCGGGACGTGAACGGCAACTGCATCGCCCGGGTCGATTTCACCGAGCGGGCCGATCACCTCATGATCTACAGCGAGCTCGTCCTCCAGCACTACGACTCGAATCCCTTCGACTTCCAGCTCGACCGGGCCGCCGCCACCTACCCCTTCATCTATCCCGCCGGAAGCAAGAGCGAGCTCTCTGCCTTCACCCAGATCCTCTATCCGAAGGACACCGCCGCCCTCGTCGTCTACCTCGATCCCTTCTGGAAGCCGGGCGAGACCGTCGAGACGATGGCCCTCCTCCAGGCCCTGAACCACGACATCAATCAAAACTTCCGCTACCAGCGGCGCGACGAGCCGGGTGTCCAGACCCCGGCCCAGACCCTTCAGCTCCGGAGCGGCTCGTGCCGGGACTTCGCCACCCTCTTCGTCGAGGCCTGCCGTAGCTGGGGTCTCGCCGCCCGCTTCGTCAGCGGTTACATGCTGTGCGACGCCACCGAGGCCGGGGGAGCCTCGACCCATGCCTGGGCGGAGGTCTACCTTCCGGGCGCCGGATGGAAAGGCTTCGATCCCACCTCCGGCATCCTCAGCGGCGGCCAATACGTCGCCACCGCCGTCTCCCGCGATCCGGAAAAGGCGATGCCGATCGACGGCGTCTACCTCGGGCCGAAGGAGGCCGCCCTCGGCATCGAGGTCGACGTCCACGTCTCCCAATACGATCTCCCCCCCGCCAGCCGCCGCGGGGAAGCGCCCCTGCCGATCCCCGTCGAGACGAAGCCCCTTCCGGTCATCGGGTCCCGGCCGCTCTGA
- the modA gene encoding molybdate ABC transporter substrate-binding protein, whose translation MKMSFRSLPLLTSALVLLVALPSLRAAEITVFAASSLTESLNEIASAYQKTSGDKVTFNYGASGILARQIEEGAPADLFFSADVKSLVQLRTKNLVHEGLYLLSNTLVVVEPKGHAIPLSSAASLATPAFGKIAVGEPATVPVGNYAKEYLTRKNVWGAISGKTVPCANVRAVLAAVETANVDAGIVYRTDAAISKKVEIALEIPLSEGPNIVYPAAVVSAAKEPEAAQKFLTYLGGKEASEVFVKHGFLIHSEKK comes from the coding sequence ATGAAAATGTCCTTCCGGTCGCTCCCTCTCCTGACTTCGGCGCTCGTCCTTCTCGTGGCCCTTCCCTCGCTGCGGGCGGCGGAGATCACTGTCTTCGCGGCGTCGTCGCTGACGGAGAGTCTCAATGAGATTGCCTCGGCCTACCAGAAAACGTCGGGGGACAAGGTGACCTTCAATTACGGGGCGTCGGGGATTCTGGCCCGGCAGATCGAGGAGGGCGCGCCCGCCGATCTCTTCTTCTCGGCCGACGTGAAGTCCCTCGTCCAGCTGCGGACGAAGAACCTGGTCCACGAAGGCCTCTATCTACTCTCGAACACGCTCGTCGTCGTCGAGCCGAAGGGCCATGCGATTCCCCTCTCCTCGGCGGCCTCCTTGGCGACGCCGGCCTTCGGCAAGATTGCCGTCGGAGAACCGGCGACGGTCCCGGTCGGAAACTATGCGAAGGAGTACCTGACGAGGAAGAACGTCTGGGGCGCGATCTCGGGGAAGACGGTCCCCTGCGCCAATGTCCGGGCCGTCCTCGCCGCCGTCGAGACGGCGAATGTCGATGCCGGGATCGTCTACCGCACCGACGCCGCGATCTCGAAGAAGGTCGAGATCGCCTTGGAGATCCCCCTTTCCGAGGGGCCGAACATCGTCTACCCCGCCGCCGTGGTCAGCGCGGCGAAGGAGCCCGAAGCGGCCCAGAAGTTCCTGACCTACCTGGGCGGCAAGGAGGCCTCCGAGGTCTTCGTGAAACACGGCTTCCTCATCCATTCGGAGAAGAAGTAG
- the mobF gene encoding MobF family relaxase, translated as MSAYKPAVWFKNVDDLEEYLVDHLLSGDYHIEGTVRGHDHLPTHGVFGDLCRELLGPAGLTPDAFRKLGQGIHPLTGKPLFQRARKDRRAAFDVTCSPHKSVSIACRVAGDKRIMEAVLKAANESREFLISQAAIRVQDGTWGACRKVPGQVIGASYLHAEARPVDGAIDPNLHVHNIFWNMSRDPVTGEWFALENGLMFKDGALERAGVHFNNVLAVELRRLGWEIDVDTKGEVSIRGISTALCEEFSKRGQLIKAEIARREEELERELTWKEKKGIVVGSRESKWVRDGKPFTPEEIRQGQLERLTPEQRGDLERLYTMATTGGPLEPYAQVRPLHALQLGIAHFTERNSVFSEHELVAWILANSIGRVEADHLKEEIMIMKETGQLLSYKGHSLMTTLEMLKIENSMIALAREGLGAMLAPISLSTPIPTRDVGGRFDLTAEQRDAVRHLWQSTDFAVVLRGLAGTGKSSALLTAVDGLTKAGVTVHLFAPSATAVQDLRGESLAPGDPFARTGTMQGLLKNKKAQEALGEGDYVILDEAGLVGARDMEQLLALCKEKGCRIALVGDIRQHTSVPAGDALRILEQESGIRISELQKINRQQTEELREAAQLAAAHQPVKALAIYKKLGRVIEEQNNEARYTALSKHYVDTILTIKENGKPRSALIVSPTWKEIDEVTSYVRDELRGRGVLSGDDVTVLAERLLRDTKAERLNWNRIEKERSHVLTVNGNDLPLKRGRWLIEGREGQMLDLRNMVTGETLKFDYGLFTLKQSERISISERRKMNIAVGERLWIRAQDKELGLRNGMVGIVSRVEADGTIWMRREGKTKELRIPPTFRTFEHGYAFTSHASQGRTVDAAFMAYGYRSKALTRNAFYVSSTRHRTDVWIYTPSLEGKGDEHGLNDWVTQTATRLSARELMNEHHRLRMAEKEFKALAPEVEKEVEAYKKLPPSQKAPKHRRLVRDINRLKMLEREMDKREALEKKIAKLQAEHAKASRPVTGKGNRIEKLIRGVTMAGRVLSLFSDRRQTSLSAGLKVLGEVRDAVIPQPHRGEKVDRAPQLGFYHGHAHEREQPLPPRPGEIDRDLGRGR; from the coding sequence ATGAGCGCTTACAAACCCGCCGTCTGGTTCAAGAACGTCGATGACCTGGAAGAGTACCTCGTCGATCACCTCCTTAGCGGTGACTACCACATCGAAGGCACCGTCCGAGGGCACGATCACTTGCCGACCCATGGCGTCTTCGGCGACCTCTGCCGCGAGCTCTTGGGGCCTGCGGGGCTGACGCCGGACGCCTTTCGCAAGCTCGGCCAGGGCATCCACCCGTTGACCGGGAAGCCGCTCTTCCAGCGGGCGCGCAAAGACAGAAGGGCCGCCTTCGACGTCACGTGCTCTCCGCATAAGAGCGTCTCCATTGCGTGCCGGGTGGCGGGGGACAAGCGGATCATGGAGGCTGTCCTCAAGGCTGCGAATGAGTCGCGGGAGTTCCTCATCTCGCAGGCCGCTATCCGGGTCCAAGACGGAACGTGGGGCGCGTGCCGCAAGGTGCCTGGGCAGGTCATCGGTGCTTCGTATCTTCACGCCGAGGCCCGGCCGGTGGATGGAGCCATTGATCCGAACCTTCACGTCCATAACATATTTTGGAACATGAGCCGCGACCCGGTGACGGGTGAGTGGTTTGCCCTGGAGAATGGGCTCATGTTCAAGGATGGGGCGCTCGAACGGGCAGGCGTTCACTTCAACAACGTCTTGGCCGTCGAACTTCGGAGGCTCGGCTGGGAAATCGACGTCGACACGAAGGGAGAGGTCTCGATCCGGGGTATCTCGACGGCGCTCTGCGAGGAGTTCTCAAAACGGGGGCAGCTTATCAAGGCTGAGATCGCGCGCCGAGAGGAGGAGTTGGAGCGGGAGCTCACATGGAAGGAAAAGAAGGGCATCGTCGTCGGCTCACGGGAGAGCAAGTGGGTTCGCGACGGCAAACCCTTCACGCCGGAGGAGATTCGGCAGGGGCAGCTCGAACGCCTGACGCCGGAACAGCGCGGCGATTTGGAGCGCCTCTACACAATGGCGACCACGGGCGGCCCTCTCGAACCCTACGCTCAGGTTCGTCCCCTACACGCCCTTCAACTCGGTATCGCTCACTTTACGGAACGGAATTCCGTCTTCTCGGAGCACGAGCTCGTGGCGTGGATCTTGGCGAACAGCATCGGTCGGGTCGAGGCGGACCACCTGAAGGAGGAGATCATGATCATGAAGGAGACGGGACAGCTCCTCTCCTACAAAGGGCACTCTCTCATGACGACGTTGGAGATGCTCAAGATCGAGAACTCGATGATCGCCCTGGCGCGCGAGGGCCTCGGCGCGATGCTCGCCCCTATCTCCCTCTCCACACCGATTCCGACCCGCGACGTCGGCGGCCGGTTCGATTTGACCGCGGAGCAGCGGGACGCGGTCCGGCACCTCTGGCAGTCGACGGACTTCGCCGTCGTGCTGCGGGGCTTGGCGGGCACGGGGAAGAGCTCGGCCCTGCTGACTGCGGTCGACGGCCTGACGAAGGCGGGAGTGACGGTTCACCTCTTCGCTCCCTCCGCCACCGCCGTTCAGGATCTCCGGGGCGAGTCCCTCGCTCCCGGCGATCCGTTCGCTCGGACCGGGACGATGCAGGGGCTCCTCAAGAACAAGAAGGCTCAGGAAGCCCTCGGCGAGGGCGATTACGTGATTCTCGACGAGGCGGGCCTCGTCGGGGCGCGGGACATGGAACAGCTTCTCGCACTGTGCAAGGAGAAGGGCTGTCGGATCGCCCTGGTCGGGGATATTCGGCAGCACACCTCGGTTCCGGCGGGGGACGCTCTCCGCATCCTCGAGCAGGAGTCGGGGATCAGGATCTCGGAGCTTCAGAAGATCAATCGTCAGCAGACGGAGGAGTTGCGGGAGGCGGCGCAACTCGCGGCGGCGCACCAACCGGTAAAGGCGCTCGCGATTTACAAGAAGCTCGGGCGGGTAATCGAGGAACAGAATAACGAGGCGCGATACACGGCGCTCTCGAAGCACTACGTCGACACGATCCTGACGATCAAGGAGAACGGCAAGCCCCGCTCGGCGCTTATCGTCTCGCCGACCTGGAAGGAGATCGACGAGGTCACGAGCTACGTTCGGGACGAGCTGCGGGGGCGGGGCGTCCTGTCGGGCGACGACGTGACGGTCTTGGCGGAGCGGCTCCTGCGGGATACGAAGGCGGAGCGCCTCAATTGGAATCGGATCGAGAAGGAACGCAGCCACGTCCTCACCGTGAACGGCAACGATCTCCCGCTGAAACGGGGACGCTGGCTGATCGAGGGACGCGAGGGGCAGATGCTCGACCTTCGAAACATGGTCACGGGCGAGACCCTGAAATTCGACTACGGCCTCTTCACGCTTAAGCAATCGGAGCGCATCTCGATCTCGGAGCGGCGGAAGATGAATATCGCGGTCGGGGAGCGGCTCTGGATTCGCGCGCAGGACAAGGAGCTCGGCCTGCGGAACGGTATGGTGGGCATCGTCAGTCGGGTCGAGGCGGACGGGACGATCTGGATGCGCCGCGAAGGGAAGACCAAGGAGCTGAGGATTCCCCCGACCTTCAGGACCTTCGAGCACGGCTACGCCTTTACCTCTCACGCCTCCCAGGGGCGAACCGTTGATGCGGCCTTCATGGCTTATGGCTATCGGAGCAAGGCCCTAACGCGAAACGCGTTCTACGTTTCGTCGACGCGGCACCGGACGGACGTGTGGATCTACACCCCTTCGCTGGAAGGCAAGGGCGACGAACACGGTCTCAATGACTGGGTCACGCAGACGGCGACGCGGTTGAGCGCCCGCGAGCTCATGAACGAACACCACAGGCTTCGGATGGCGGAGAAGGAGTTCAAAGCCCTCGCACCGGAGGTCGAGAAGGAGGTCGAAGCCTACAAGAAGCTCCCACCGTCGCAGAAGGCGCCGAAGCACCGTCGTCTCGTTCGGGACATCAATCGCCTGAAGATGCTGGAACGGGAGATGGACAAGAGGGAGGCGCTCGAGAAGAAGATCGCGAAGCTGCAGGCGGAGCACGCAAAGGCATCGCGCCCCGTTACGGGCAAGGGCAATCGCATCGAGAAGCTCATCAGGGGCGTCACGATGGCGGGCCGCGTCCTGTCGCTCTTCTCGGATCGGCGGCAGACGTCCCTCTCGGCGGGGCTCAAGGTGCTCGGCGAGGTCCGTGACGCGGTCATCCCTCAACCGCACCGTGGCGAGAAGGTGGATCGCGCGCCCCAGCTCGGGTTCTACCACGGCCACGCCCACGAGCGGGAGCAGCCCCTTCCTCCCCGCCCCGGCGAGATCGACCGGGATCTCGGCAGAGGCCGTTAG